Proteins from one Syntrophaceae bacterium genomic window:
- a CDS encoding sigma 54-interacting transcriptional regulator produces the protein MSRNDPLLQKMTDEQQDLLFRFLPFTDAFSIDWFSGLADMPPSKLLSTIRLLEGQQWIAERDGQPGVYGWTRKFPREELTSRVTPSLWNRYCRSAADMLRRNLPGTAESLLRTARLCVQAGLREDDIEGILLAALHEEENHKISSAVELYDCLLEYIESAAREAEGGLPPELSRILVQTIERRASLSLFHPNLKKVNTFLSTAMDAAMKLGDLRALASLHLLIGQNFWMAFQHERAVEHFDTGWSMIDKGEKDALYRRGLQLQALSAWIRGDLNGAVQAYEDSLGELDSVAADDFSQLIALHLALCYTQVGMPQRGLGITEAIHQQAKRAENGPLLSVALATTGIIFLEIRQLKNSRIYFDMALEVSRREGIPMAEVMAGIGLSNIACFEGDLDTAAEQFKTLWKLRKSSWYHTLNSPHVFEAGYVLHRKGRSPVELEPVFNFLYSLGKDHVNPFLYSIIRHRQILLIERGTAPVEKISELLEIEKSLGELGAVLELAKLRITLTRLFLQTNNWRMAETYAFKAWEVSKSVARDVFPRDIFPLLPQEDISEKDRLFDLVVEMGEALTNQKNIEQLLTNVITALTRLTGAERAAIFIRGKDPRDLEMVASRNLSQETLRDERFGDTIQRIRIATEDPGGHIMQYDVSGPDAIDFRRVIITPLTLGKNVIGALYQDSRFFSFDISAGRLKLLSALASQIAVSIDRAQAYDEIARLNDRLLQENVYYREETEEFRPFGDIIGTSEVIVRIHRLIAKVAPTVSTVLIQGETGVGKELIARAIHRESPRQKGPFIRVNCAALPESLIDSELFGHEKGAFTGAIKMKAGRFELANNGTIFLDEVSELPPSTQSRLLRILQEKEFQRVGGTRLLFSDFRLITATNKDLQKEVEKGRFRDDLFYRLNVFPISVPPLRQRKEDIPLLTGHFLKLFSTQYNRPYVRLPETEMEALKAYPWPGNIRELANMVERAVILGGSRIRFPDLAAGALPATAGDEPLPLQEMERLHILQSLKATRGKIGGKDGAAALLGLKRTTLINRMKKLGITLERSPSRSE, from the coding sequence ATGTCTCGCAACGACCCGTTGTTACAGAAGATGACGGATGAGCAGCAGGATCTGCTCTTCCGGTTTCTGCCGTTCACCGATGCCTTCTCGATTGACTGGTTTTCGGGACTGGCCGATATGCCGCCCTCGAAACTCCTGTCCACCATTCGGTTGCTCGAGGGGCAGCAATGGATCGCCGAGCGCGACGGTCAACCGGGAGTTTATGGATGGACCCGGAAGTTCCCCAGGGAAGAACTGACATCCCGCGTGACTCCTTCCCTCTGGAACCGGTATTGCCGCTCCGCCGCCGACATGCTCCGCCGGAACCTGCCAGGGACCGCCGAGAGCCTCCTTCGGACAGCCAGGCTGTGCGTCCAGGCAGGCCTCCGGGAAGACGACATAGAGGGCATCCTCCTGGCGGCGCTGCACGAAGAAGAAAACCACAAGATCTCCTCGGCCGTGGAACTCTACGACTGCCTTCTCGAATATATCGAGTCTGCCGCCCGGGAGGCGGAGGGCGGCCTGCCCCCGGAGTTGAGCCGAATCCTCGTCCAGACCATCGAACGGAGGGCTTCCCTGTCCCTGTTCCATCCCAATCTGAAGAAAGTCAATACGTTCCTGTCAACGGCGATGGACGCGGCCATGAAGCTCGGCGATCTCCGGGCCCTCGCCTCCCTGCATCTCCTGATCGGTCAGAACTTCTGGATGGCGTTCCAGCACGAGCGGGCGGTCGAGCATTTCGACACCGGCTGGAGCATGATCGACAAGGGGGAAAAGGACGCCCTGTACCGCCGGGGACTTCAGCTTCAGGCCCTGTCGGCCTGGATCCGGGGCGACCTGAACGGGGCCGTGCAGGCCTACGAGGACTCCCTGGGAGAGCTGGACTCTGTGGCGGCGGACGACTTCTCCCAGCTCATCGCCCTCCACCTGGCCCTCTGCTATACCCAGGTGGGCATGCCCCAGCGGGGGCTCGGCATCACGGAGGCCATCCACCAGCAGGCGAAACGGGCCGAAAACGGACCTCTCCTGTCCGTGGCGCTGGCGACGACGGGAATCATTTTCCTGGAGATCCGCCAGCTCAAGAACAGCCGGATCTACTTTGACATGGCCCTCGAGGTGTCCCGCCGTGAGGGCATCCCCATGGCGGAGGTCATGGCAGGCATCGGACTGTCGAACATTGCCTGTTTCGAGGGCGACCTGGATACGGCGGCGGAGCAGTTCAAGACCCTCTGGAAACTCCGCAAGTCAAGCTGGTACCACACCCTCAACAGCCCCCACGTCTTCGAGGCGGGCTACGTGCTGCATCGCAAGGGACGCTCGCCGGTGGAACTGGAGCCGGTCTTCAATTTTCTCTATTCCCTGGGAAAGGACCACGTGAACCCTTTCCTGTACAGCATCATCCGGCACCGCCAGATTCTCCTGATCGAACGGGGAACGGCCCCGGTTGAGAAAATCAGCGAACTGCTGGAAATCGAGAAGTCCCTCGGAGAGCTGGGAGCCGTCCTCGAACTGGCCAAGCTGCGCATCACCCTCACGAGGCTGTTCCTGCAGACGAACAACTGGAGAATGGCCGAGACTTACGCCTTCAAGGCCTGGGAAGTGTCGAAATCGGTCGCCAGGGACGTCTTTCCCCGGGATATCTTCCCGCTTCTCCCCCAGGAGGACATCAGTGAAAAGGACCGCCTGTTCGATCTGGTTGTCGAGATGGGGGAGGCCCTGACAAACCAGAAGAACATCGAACAGCTCCTCACCAACGTCATCACGGCTCTCACCCGTCTTACCGGCGCGGAGCGGGCGGCCATTTTCATCCGGGGCAAGGATCCCCGGGATCTCGAAATGGTGGCCTCCCGAAACCTGTCGCAGGAGACCCTCCGGGACGAGCGGTTCGGCGATACGATCCAGCGGATCCGAATCGCCACGGAGGACCCCGGAGGCCACATCATGCAGTACGATGTGAGCGGACCCGACGCCATCGACTTCCGCCGGGTGATCATCACGCCGCTGACTCTCGGCAAGAACGTCATCGGCGCCCTCTATCAGGACAGCCGCTTTTTCTCCTTCGACATCAGCGCCGGGCGATTGAAGCTTCTCTCGGCCCTGGCCTCCCAGATCGCCGTTTCCATCGACCGCGCCCAGGCCTATGACGAGATCGCCCGACTGAACGACCGCCTCCTCCAGGAGAACGTGTATTATCGGGAGGAAACGGAGGAATTCCGGCCCTTCGGCGACATCATCGGAACCAGCGAGGTCATTGTCCGGATCCATCGACTCATTGCCAAGGTGGCCCCCACGGTCTCCACCGTTCTCATTCAAGGCGAGACCGGTGTAGGAAAAGAGCTGATCGCCCGGGCCATTCACCGGGAAAGCCCCCGGCAGAAGGGACCCTTCATCCGTGTCAACTGCGCCGCCCTGCCGGAGAGCCTCATCGACAGCGAGCTCTTCGGACACGAGAAAGGGGCCTTCACCGGGGCCATCAAGATGAAAGCCGGACGCTTCGAACTGGCCAACAACGGTACCATCTTTCTCGACGAAGTGTCGGAACTGCCGCCGTCGACCCAGAGCCGGCTGCTTCGAATCCTCCAGGAAAAAGAGTTTCAGCGCGTGGGAGGAACCCGGCTCCTCTTCTCGGACTTTCGCCTCATCACCGCCACCAACAAGGACCTCCAGAAGGAGGTTGAAAAAGGGCGATTCCGGGACGACCTCTTCTACAGGCTCAACGTCTTCCCCATCTCCGTGCCGCCGCTCCGGCAACGCAAGGAGGATATTCCGCTCCTGACGGGCCATTTTCTCAAGCTCTTCTCCACCCAGTACAACCGGCCCTATGTCCGCCTCCCCGAGACGGAAATGGAAGCGCTGAAGGCCTATCCATGGCCGGGAAACATCCGGGAACTGGCCAACATGGTGGAGCGGGCCGTCATTCTCGGAGGATCGAGGATTCGGTTTCCCGATCTGGCGGCGGGAGCACTCCCCGCGACGGCGGGGGATGAACCGCTGCCCCTCCAGGAAATGGAACGCCTCCATATCCTCCAGTCCCTGAAAGCGACCCGGGGAAAGATCGGCGGAAAGGACGGCGCCGCCGCCCTTCTGGGGCTCAAACGGACGACCCTGATCAACCGGATGAAGAAACTGGGAATCACCCTGGAGCGCAGTCCCTCCAGGAGCGAGTGA